One window of Streptomyces sp. FIT100 genomic DNA carries:
- the allB gene encoding allantoinase AllB, with protein MSEPDVKLVLRSTRVITPEGTRPATVAVAGGRIAAVLPHDAEVPAGARVEDVGDDVVLPGLVDTHVHVNDPGRTAWEGFWTATRAAAAGGITTLLDMPLNSLPPTTTVDHLRVKQDVARPKAHVDTGFWGGAIPGNIKELRPLHDAGVFGFKCFLSPSGVEEFPELDQEQLARSLAEIAGFGGLLIVHAEDPHELAAAPQRPGPRYADFLASRPRDAENTAIGNLIAQARRLDARVHVLHLSSGDALPLIAAAKAEGVRITVESCPHFLTLTAEEVPDGATEFKCCPPIREAANQDALWQGLADGTIDCIVSDHSPCTTDLKTPDFASAWGGISSLQLGLPAIWTEARRRGRTLEDVARWMASAPAELAGLSGKGAIEAGRDADFVVLAPDETFTVDPAGLHHRNQVTAYAGRTLHGVVRSTWLRGTRIVENGTLAEPIGRLLERND; from the coding sequence GTGTCCGAACCGGACGTGAAGTTGGTACTGCGCTCGACACGCGTCATCACCCCCGAGGGGACACGGCCCGCGACCGTCGCCGTCGCCGGGGGGAGGATCGCGGCAGTGCTGCCGCACGACGCCGAGGTGCCCGCCGGCGCCCGGGTCGAGGACGTCGGGGACGACGTCGTACTCCCCGGACTCGTCGACACCCACGTCCATGTGAACGACCCCGGCCGTACCGCCTGGGAGGGCTTCTGGACCGCCACCCGCGCCGCCGCGGCCGGCGGGATCACCACGCTCCTTGACATGCCCCTCAACTCCCTCCCGCCGACGACCACCGTCGACCACCTGCGGGTCAAGCAGGACGTGGCCCGCCCCAAGGCACACGTGGACACCGGCTTCTGGGGCGGCGCGATCCCCGGCAACATCAAGGAGCTGCGTCCGCTCCACGACGCCGGTGTCTTCGGCTTCAAGTGCTTCCTGTCGCCGTCGGGTGTCGAGGAGTTCCCCGAGCTCGACCAGGAGCAGCTCGCCCGCTCGCTGGCGGAGATCGCGGGCTTCGGCGGACTGCTGATCGTCCACGCCGAGGACCCCCACGAGCTGGCCGCCGCACCGCAGCGGCCGGGCCCCCGGTACGCCGACTTCCTCGCCTCGCGCCCGCGCGACGCCGAGAACACGGCGATCGGGAACCTGATCGCCCAGGCCAGGCGGCTCGACGCGCGCGTCCACGTCCTCCACCTGTCGTCCGGCGACGCGCTGCCGCTGATCGCCGCCGCGAAGGCGGAGGGCGTACGCATCACGGTCGAGTCCTGCCCGCACTTCCTCACCCTCACCGCCGAGGAAGTCCCCGACGGGGCGACCGAGTTCAAGTGCTGCCCGCCGATCCGCGAGGCCGCGAACCAGGACGCCCTGTGGCAGGGCCTGGCCGACGGGACGATCGACTGCATCGTCTCCGACCACTCACCGTGCACCACCGACCTCAAGACCCCCGACTTCGCCTCCGCCTGGGGCGGCATCTCCTCCCTCCAGCTCGGCCTCCCGGCCATCTGGACCGAGGCCCGCCGGCGCGGCCGCACCCTGGAGGACGTCGCCCGCTGGATGGCGTCCGCGCCGGCGGAGCTCGCGGGGCTCAGCGGGAAGGGGGCGATCGAGGCCGGCCGGGACGCCGACTTCGTCGTACTCGCCCCCGACGAGACCTTCACCGTGGACCCGGCCGGACTCCACCACCGCAACCAGGTCACCGCCTACGCCGGCAGGACGCTGCACGGCGTCGTGAGGTCGACATGGCTGCGCGGCACGCGGATCGTGGAGAACGGCACCCTCGCCGAGCCGATCGGCCGGCTGCTCGAAAGGAACGACTGA
- the alc gene encoding allantoicase: MAIPSFTGDASPYGGGDPYADYRTADFPFTHHADLADRRLGAGVIAANDEFFAERENLLKPEAAEFDPEHFGHKGKIMDGWETRRRRGVSTGQPHPTEDDHDWALVRLGAPGVVRGIVVDTAHFRGNYPQAVSIEATAVPGSPSPEDLLGADVKWTTLVPRTAIGGHAANGFTVDVEQRFTHLRVNQHPDGGIARLRVHGEVVPDPQWLGVLGTFDLVALENGGQVEDASDRFYSPATNTIQPGRSRKMDDGWETRRRRDKGNDWIRYRLVEQSEIRAVEIDTAYLKGNSAGWAALSVRDGESGESGEWTEVLPRTRLQPDTNHRFVLDAPVIGTHVRIDIYPDGGISRLRLFGSLTDRGATRLAARHQELGG, encoded by the coding sequence GTGGCGATACCGTCCTTCACCGGAGACGCGAGCCCGTACGGCGGCGGCGACCCGTACGCCGACTACCGCACCGCCGACTTCCCGTTCACACACCACGCCGACCTCGCCGATCGGCGCCTCGGCGCGGGCGTCATCGCCGCCAACGACGAGTTCTTCGCCGAGCGCGAGAACCTGCTGAAGCCCGAGGCGGCCGAGTTCGACCCCGAACACTTCGGCCACAAGGGCAAGATCATGGACGGCTGGGAGACCCGGCGCCGCCGCGGCGTCTCCACCGGGCAGCCGCACCCGACCGAGGACGACCACGACTGGGCGCTGGTCCGGCTGGGCGCGCCCGGCGTCGTACGCGGCATCGTCGTCGACACCGCCCACTTCCGCGGCAACTACCCGCAGGCCGTCTCGATCGAGGCCACCGCGGTGCCCGGCTCCCCGTCGCCGGAGGACCTGCTCGGCGCCGACGTGAAGTGGACGACGCTCGTGCCGCGCACCGCGATCGGCGGCCACGCGGCCAACGGCTTCACCGTCGACGTCGAACAGCGCTTCACGCACCTGCGCGTCAACCAGCACCCCGACGGCGGCATCGCCCGCCTGCGGGTCCACGGAGAGGTCGTCCCCGACCCGCAGTGGCTGGGCGTCCTCGGGACGTTCGACCTCGTCGCGCTGGAGAACGGCGGCCAGGTCGAGGACGCGTCCGACCGCTTCTACTCCCCGGCCACCAACACGATCCAGCCGGGCCGGTCGCGGAAGATGGACGACGGGTGGGAGACGCGCCGCCGCCGCGACAAGGGCAACGACTGGATCCGCTACCGGCTGGTGGAGCAGTCCGAGATCCGCGCCGTCGAGATCGACACGGCGTATCTGAAGGGCAACTCGGCCGGGTGGGCGGCGCTGTCCGTGCGGGACGGAGAGTCCGGCGAGTCCGGCGAGTGGACCGAGGTCCTGCCGCGGACCCGGCTCCAGCCCGACACGAACCACCGCTTCGTGCTGGACGCGCCGGTGATCGGCACGCACGTCCGCATCGACATCTACCCCGACGGCGGGATCTCGCGCCTGCGGCTCTTCGGCTCGCTGACGGACCGGGGCGCGACGCGGCTGGCGGCGCGCCACCAGGAACTGGGCGGCTGA
- a CDS encoding IclR family transcriptional regulator, translating to MPTSNASSAPVNTDAAAKPAATSGGVQSLERAFDLLERMADAGGEVGLSELSASSGLPLPTIHRLMRTLVACGYVRQQPNRRYALGPRLIRLGESASRLLGTWARPYLARLVEETGETANMALLDGDEIVYVAQVPSKHSMRMFTEVGRRVLPHSTGVGKALLANTPPEEVRALLARTGMPAATEKTITTPEGFLAALEQVRRAGYAVDDNEQEIGVRCLAVSVPDSPTAAAISISGPAGRVTEAATEKIVPILQTVAKELSEALATTSAPQS from the coding sequence GTGCCGACGTCCAACGCCAGCAGCGCCCCGGTGAACACCGACGCCGCCGCCAAGCCCGCCGCGACCAGCGGTGGCGTCCAGTCCCTTGAGCGCGCCTTCGATCTGCTGGAGCGGATGGCCGACGCCGGGGGCGAGGTCGGGCTGAGCGAGCTCTCGGCGAGCAGCGGGCTGCCTCTGCCCACCATCCACCGTCTGATGCGCACGCTCGTGGCCTGCGGTTACGTGCGTCAGCAGCCGAACCGGCGGTACGCACTGGGCCCCCGCCTGATCCGCCTCGGCGAGTCCGCGTCCCGGCTGCTCGGCACCTGGGCCCGCCCCTATCTGGCCCGGCTGGTCGAGGAGACCGGCGAGACGGCGAACATGGCGCTGCTCGACGGCGACGAGATCGTGTACGTGGCGCAGGTGCCGTCGAAGCACTCGATGCGCATGTTCACGGAGGTCGGGCGGCGTGTCCTGCCGCACTCGACGGGCGTCGGCAAGGCGCTCCTCGCGAACACCCCGCCGGAGGAGGTGCGGGCCCTGCTCGCCCGCACCGGCATGCCGGCCGCGACGGAGAAGACGATCACCACGCCGGAGGGCTTCCTGGCCGCCCTGGAGCAGGTGCGCCGCGCGGGTTACGCGGTGGACGACAACGAGCAGGAGATCGGGGTCCGCTGCCTCGCGGTCTCGGTGCCCGACTCCCCCACGGCCGCGGCGATCTCGATCTCGGGCCCGGCGGGCCGCGTGACGGAAGCGGCGACGGAGAAGATCGTGCCGATCCTCCAGACCGTCGCGAAGGAACTCTCCGAGGCCCTGGCGACCACGTCAGCCCCGCAGAGCTGA
- a CDS encoding dihydrofolate reductase family protein gives MAKLSLTQFVTLDGVYQAPGGPKEDTRGGFTHGGWSFPYADDDFGAFITGVFDRVGAFLLGRRTYDIFAGAWPRVTDESDPVASRLNSLPKYVVSTTLDKAEWHNSTIVSGDVAAEVARLKRELPDGELQIHGSGALARSLMAHDLIDEMHLLVYPVVLGSGLRLFADGVPPTRFDTYRTAGRPEYGAFELAE, from the coding sequence ATGGCCAAGCTCAGCCTCACCCAGTTCGTGACGCTGGACGGCGTCTACCAGGCCCCCGGTGGGCCGAAGGAGGACACCCGCGGTGGCTTCACCCACGGCGGATGGAGTTTCCCCTACGCCGACGACGACTTCGGCGCCTTCATCACCGGGGTCTTCGACCGCGTCGGGGCGTTCCTCCTCGGCCGTCGCACGTACGACATCTTCGCCGGCGCCTGGCCGAGGGTGACCGACGAGAGCGACCCGGTCGCCTCCCGCCTCAACTCCCTGCCCAAGTACGTGGTTTCCACCACCCTGGACAAGGCGGAGTGGCACAACTCCACGATCGTCTCCGGCGATGTCGCGGCGGAGGTGGCCCGGCTGAAGCGGGAGCTTCCCGACGGCGAACTCCAGATCCACGGCAGCGGCGCCCTCGCGCGTTCCCTCATGGCCCACGACCTGATCGACGAGATGCATCTGCTGGTCTATCCCGTGGTGCTCGGCTCGGGGCTGCGGCTGTTCGCGGACGGCGTCCCGCCCACGCGCTTCGACACGTACCGGACCGCGGGCCGCCCCGAGTACGGCGCGTTCGAGCTCGCCGAGTGA
- a CDS encoding DUF5955 family protein, with protein MLRSVGQTRVTGSGEDPRVAALRSAVSRLRRELAGHPAEFADRGIAEDELAAMDAMAVGGVPEIRRLRRSLLLIAGSIGSVSALAPGLTSVRNAVELFGEPNTGPALDHRTEPHS; from the coding sequence TTGTTGCGGAGCGTGGGGCAGACGCGGGTGACAGGGAGCGGCGAGGACCCGAGGGTGGCGGCGCTGCGCTCCGCCGTCTCCCGGCTCCGCCGCGAACTGGCCGGGCATCCGGCCGAGTTCGCCGACCGGGGCATCGCGGAGGACGAGCTGGCGGCGATGGACGCGATGGCGGTCGGCGGTGTGCCGGAGATCCGGCGCCTGCGCCGCTCGCTCCTGCTGATCGCCGGTTCGATCGGCTCGGTGAGCGCACTCGCGCCCGGGCTGACGAGCGTGCGGAACGCCGTGGAGCTCTTCGGCGAGCCGAACACCGGACCGGCCCTGGACCACCGCACCGAACCGCACAGCTGA
- a CDS encoding class I SAM-dependent methyltransferase, with the protein MTTNHGARRGPTLRELTVQALSSVERGYDLLAPKFDATPFRTPERILDETVSALRPLGPFRAGLDICCGTGAGVRVLDQVCRERVVGVDFSAGMLDVAREAVGAAESKVQWVRADVRALPFAPAFDLAVSFGAFGHFLPKERPGLFAQVHSVLRPGGVFAFPIGAPPRPGSWPYWAMLGFDAAMRVRNAVWWPRFVMYYRTFPLAEVWRELERAGFEVELRAMSGLGRRPDGTPRAALVVARSDPEG; encoded by the coding sequence ATGACCACGAACCACGGCGCGCGGCGGGGGCCGACACTCCGCGAGCTCACCGTCCAGGCGCTCTCCTCCGTCGAGCGCGGCTACGACCTGCTCGCGCCGAAGTTCGACGCGACCCCGTTCCGCACGCCGGAGCGGATCCTCGACGAGACGGTCAGCGCCCTGCGTCCGCTCGGGCCGTTCCGCGCTGGGCTGGACATCTGCTGCGGTACGGGCGCGGGCGTCCGCGTCCTGGACCAGGTCTGCCGGGAGCGCGTCGTCGGCGTGGACTTCAGCGCGGGGATGCTCGACGTGGCCCGGGAGGCGGTCGGCGCCGCCGAGTCGAAGGTGCAGTGGGTACGGGCCGATGTGCGGGCCCTGCCGTTCGCGCCCGCCTTCGATCTTGCCGTGAGCTTCGGCGCGTTCGGGCACTTCCTGCCGAAGGAGCGGCCCGGGCTGTTCGCGCAGGTCCACTCGGTGCTGCGGCCGGGCGGTGTCTTCGCCTTCCCGATCGGGGCCCCGCCGCGGCCCGGCTCGTGGCCGTACTGGGCGATGCTCGGCTTCGACGCGGCGATGCGGGTGCGGAACGCGGTGTGGTGGCCGCGGTTCGTCATGTACTACCGCACGTTTCCGCTCGCGGAGGTGTGGCGCGAGCTGGAGCGGGCGGGGTTCGAGGTCGAACTCCGCGCCATGTCCGGGCTGGGCCGCCGACCGGACGGCACGCCTCGCGCGGCGCTGGTGGTGGCCAGGTCGGATCCGGAGGGCTGA
- a CDS encoding SDR family oxidoreductase, producing the protein MTDGKAALVTGGSRGIGAATAVRLAREGADVAITYVREKEAADEVVRRIEAAGRRGVALRADSSDAAEAAEAVGRAVAALSRLDVLVNNVGVGLLGPLESLTPADVDRVLATNVRGVFLASQAAAARMERGGRIITIGTCMTQRVPGPGGTLYAMSKSALIGLTKALARELGARGITANIVHPGPVDTAMNPADGPYAQAQSALTALGRFGVVDEVASMVAYLAGDGGSYVTGAELSVDGGHAA; encoded by the coding sequence ATGACGGACGGCAAGGCGGCCCTGGTGACCGGAGGCAGCCGCGGGATCGGCGCGGCGACGGCGGTGCGGCTGGCCCGGGAGGGGGCGGATGTGGCCATCACCTACGTACGGGAGAAGGAGGCCGCGGACGAGGTCGTGCGGAGGATCGAGGCGGCCGGGCGGCGCGGAGTCGCCCTGCGGGCCGACTCCTCGGACGCCGCCGAGGCGGCGGAGGCCGTCGGGCGCGCGGTCGCCGCGCTCAGCCGGCTCGACGTGCTGGTCAACAACGTCGGCGTGGGCCTGCTCGGCCCGCTGGAGAGTCTGACGCCCGCGGACGTCGACCGCGTGCTCGCCACCAATGTGCGCGGCGTCTTCCTCGCCTCCCAGGCGGCGGCCGCCCGTATGGAGCGCGGCGGCAGGATCATCACGATCGGTACGTGTATGACGCAGCGTGTGCCGGGTCCGGGTGGAACGCTCTACGCGATGAGCAAGTCGGCGCTGATCGGCCTGACGAAGGCGCTCGCCCGCGAACTCGGCGCACGCGGGATCACCGCGAACATCGTCCACCCCGGCCCGGTGGACACCGCCATGAACCCGGCGGACGGCCCGTACGCGCAGGCCCAGAGCGCGCTGACCGCGCTGGGGCGGTTCGGGGTGGTGGACGAGGTGGCGTCGATGGTGGCGTATCTGGCGGGGGACGGGGGCTCGTACGTCACGGGCGCGGAGCTGTCGGTGGACGGCGGCCACGCGGCGTAG